A region from the Halosolutus gelatinilyticus genome encodes:
- a CDS encoding DUF2182 domain-containing protein has protein sequence MVSDTLRTVVSRIDLDSPPLADTFVLSLAAFLWLVLLEGWLPGLGPAPADLEAPMDAPGVPEAMATANGLTGVTAYLLIWGTMMLAMMLPSLVPAVRRYREEICDDSTLFIRSIAAFLGAYGLVWTLVGAVPLAVQYVVPIHDLVTESALGWSAGSVVVAGLFAFAGGYQFTSLKRDLLERCACCRSIPHHPDVTRMVRTGLEYAVNCVGCTWPLFAVMVALGSMNLSVMIGLTVVVVLERVAPESDDVALAWGVVLLAAAAFTLLVGVPSV, from the coding sequence ATGGTTTCCGATACACTTCGCACCGTCGTTAGTCGTATCGATCTCGATAGCCCTCCGCTCGCGGACACGTTCGTGCTCTCGCTCGCCGCGTTCCTGTGGCTCGTCCTGCTCGAAGGGTGGCTTCCCGGCCTTGGTCCCGCTCCGGCCGATCTCGAGGCGCCGATGGACGCACCCGGCGTCCCCGAGGCGATGGCGACGGCGAACGGACTCACCGGCGTCACCGCGTACCTGCTCATATGGGGAACGATGATGCTGGCGATGATGCTGCCGTCGCTCGTTCCCGCCGTCCGACGGTATCGTGAGGAGATTTGTGACGATTCGACCCTCTTCATCCGCTCGATCGCCGCCTTCCTCGGCGCGTACGGGCTCGTATGGACGCTCGTCGGGGCCGTCCCGCTGGCGGTCCAGTACGTGGTTCCGATTCACGATCTGGTGACCGAATCCGCGCTCGGGTGGAGCGCAGGATCGGTGGTGGTCGCCGGCCTGTTCGCCTTCGCCGGCGGCTACCAGTTCACGTCGCTGAAACGCGATCTGCTCGAACGCTGTGCGTGCTGTCGATCGATCCCGCACCATCCGGACGTCACCCGCATGGTCCGGACGGGACTCGAGTACGCCGTCAACTGCGTCGGCTGCACCTGGCCCCTGTTCGCGGTGATGGTCGCGCTCGGGTCGATGAACCTCTCCGTCATGATCGGCCTGACGGTCGTCGTCGTGCTCGAACGCGTGGCGCCCGAGAGCGATGACGTCGCCCTCGCCTGGGGCGTCGTCCTGCTCGCCGCCGCCGCGTTCACGCTGCTGGTCGGCGTTCCGAGCGTGTGA
- a CDS encoding Glu/Leu/Phe/Val family dehydrogenase — MSAYSSSDDTSRTAPDLEAPWTYATTAAHRLGLPDDIEQRFLHPRQRERISVPFERDDGAYDVCEGYRVRHETVRGPPAGPHRYFPALNGDDCAGLAAAATVSAAIADVPFGGAAGGIAVDPAELSRDERARLTRAYATRITGVDSDGDVFMPDVGTDRRTMARIADAITDRVDAPARATVAGKPPAIGGFRELSEPGAHSVATVAQDVLETDRARPLSDATIAVYGTSTVGSTAARLLEFRGGTIVAMCGDGAGLAAADETGLDTNLAPSYLRRPGTLAEFDGGTVTGTRNVLEHDVDALLLADPATTVTAENADGIRADLVVEGTVGSVTPGGQRTLEERGVTVVPAVLATAGRMIAAHLEWVQSVGRDRMSDARVGNEFRYALADAVDDVRDRRDRCDLSWREAAYSVGCSRVAAAHEVIR; from the coding sequence ATGTCAGCATACAGTTCTTCGGACGACACCAGTCGAACAGCACCCGATCTCGAAGCGCCGTGGACGTACGCGACAACCGCCGCGCACCGTCTCGGCCTCCCCGACGACATCGAGCAGCGGTTCCTCCACCCGCGTCAACGCGAGCGGATTTCGGTCCCGTTCGAACGCGACGACGGGGCGTACGACGTCTGCGAGGGGTACCGCGTTCGCCACGAGACCGTCCGCGGACCGCCCGCGGGCCCGCACCGGTACTTCCCCGCGCTGAACGGCGACGACTGCGCCGGCCTCGCGGCCGCGGCGACCGTCAGCGCGGCGATCGCCGACGTGCCGTTCGGCGGCGCCGCGGGCGGGATCGCGGTCGATCCCGCGGAACTCTCCCGGGACGAACGGGCGCGGCTCACTCGAGCGTACGCGACCCGAATCACCGGCGTCGACAGCGACGGCGACGTCTTCATGCCGGACGTCGGCACCGATCGGCGAACCATGGCGCGGATCGCCGACGCCATCACCGATCGCGTCGACGCTCCGGCTCGGGCGACGGTCGCCGGCAAACCGCCGGCGATCGGCGGGTTCCGCGAACTCTCCGAGCCCGGAGCCCACAGCGTCGCGACCGTCGCCCAGGACGTCCTCGAGACGGACCGCGCTCGACCGCTGTCCGACGCGACGATCGCCGTCTACGGCACCAGCACCGTCGGCTCGACGGCCGCCCGACTGCTCGAGTTCCGCGGCGGGACCATCGTCGCGATGTGCGGCGACGGCGCGGGACTCGCCGCCGCCGACGAAACGGGGCTCGACACGAACCTCGCCCCCAGCTACCTCCGGCGGCCGGGGACGCTCGCGGAGTTCGACGGCGGGACGGTGACCGGCACGAGAAACGTCCTCGAGCACGACGTCGACGCCCTGCTCCTCGCCGACCCCGCGACGACGGTGACCGCCGAGAATGCCGACGGGATTCGAGCCGATCTCGTCGTCGAGGGCACCGTCGGCAGCGTGACGCCCGGCGGCCAGCGCACCCTCGAAGAGCGAGGCGTCACCGTCGTCCCCGCGGTGCTGGCGACGGCCGGTCGGATGATCGCGGCCCACCTCGAGTGGGTCCAGAGCGTCGGCCGCGACCGAATGAGCGACGCGCGCGTGGGCAACGAGTTCCGGTACGCGCTCGCCGACGCCGTCGACGATGTCCGGGATCGTCGCGACCGGTGCGACCTGAGCTGGCGCGAGGCAGCCTACAGCGTCGGCTGTTCCCGCGTCGCGGCGGCCCACGAGGTGATTCGATGA
- a CDS encoding helix-turn-helix transcriptional regulator, translating into MSNRTQSNAYDGEESSTKKTGCARPLTDLTGFKRDQLFVIRMLAARNPHGLVIKDKLDCYYDEEINQGRLYQNLGELVEEGYVEKYPLDGRTNAYRPSTRANKRLEEHHEWERRCLRCDQ; encoded by the coding sequence ATGTCCAATCGCACGCAATCGAACGCCTACGACGGTGAAGAATCGAGCACAAAAAAGACCGGCTGTGCGCGTCCGCTGACGGACCTCACGGGCTTCAAGCGCGACCAACTGTTCGTCATTCGGATGCTCGCGGCCCGAAACCCACACGGCCTCGTCATCAAGGACAAACTGGACTGTTACTACGACGAGGAGATCAACCAGGGACGGCTCTACCAGAACCTCGGCGAACTCGTCGAAGAAGGGTACGTTGAGAAGTACCCGCTCGACGGTCGTACCAACGCCTATCGGCCCAGTACACGAGCCAACAAGCGACTCGAGGAGCACCACGAGTGGGAACGGCGCTGTCTCCGCTGCGATCAGTAA
- a CDS encoding cbb3-type cytochrome c oxidase subunit I, which translates to MTRSTPRRALESAARAIGSAGATRVAVDHRRLARWYLGFALAFGLWGGFDALLLRTALVTSWQDLVSAETYNALFTTHGLTMLFLFALPAIWGVAYAAVPPLIEAEGTAFPALGTAAFWSQVPAALAIRAGTLGGILGVAGLEPVATGWTLYPPLSALSRNPAVDALLVGLLLVAVGSAATAANLAATILWRRDVRWRDVDTFTWTVLTSAAMTVVAFPVLAFAATLLLADRTIGTTYFVAGGGPTSWQQVFWFFAHPLVYVLVLPPMGIVSHVLPRFAGRRLFGWRSSVYSTLAIGVLSFTVWGHHLFVAATGPSVRVVFMVVTLAIALPSSAKCCTWLATLWGGAIRHTAPMLACLAAVGFFVVGGVTGVLLAVVPINVRYNGTYYVVAHFHLLLAGFVALALVAGGYYWAPLLTGRRLEPGLARLHVRLTIVGVAVTFGALLLVGLAGLPRRIATYPATYAPLQQLATVGAYVIAGGQLVFLWNLARSLRAGEPASAPADPWDLADGPSHAREWDTAAESTE; encoded by the coding sequence ATGACGCGGTCCACGCCGCGGCGCGCCCTCGAGAGTGCGGCCCGCGCGATCGGGTCGGCCGGCGCGACGAGGGTCGCGGTCGATCACCGGCGGCTCGCCCGCTGGTACCTCGGGTTCGCGCTGGCGTTCGGCCTGTGGGGCGGGTTCGACGCCCTGTTGCTCCGGACGGCGCTGGTCACGTCGTGGCAGGATCTCGTCTCGGCCGAGACCTACAACGCCCTCTTCACGACCCACGGGCTGACGATGCTGTTCCTGTTCGCGCTGCCGGCGATCTGGGGCGTCGCGTACGCCGCCGTGCCGCCGCTGATCGAGGCCGAGGGGACCGCGTTCCCCGCGCTCGGCACCGCGGCGTTCTGGTCGCAGGTGCCGGCGGCGCTGGCGATCCGCGCGGGCACCCTCGGCGGCATCCTCGGTGTGGCGGGCCTCGAGCCGGTCGCGACCGGGTGGACGCTGTACCCGCCGCTGAGCGCCCTGTCGCGGAATCCCGCCGTCGACGCCCTACTCGTCGGACTCCTGCTCGTCGCCGTTGGGTCGGCGGCGACCGCCGCGAACCTCGCCGCGACGATCCTGTGGCGCCGCGACGTTCGGTGGCGCGACGTGGACACGTTCACCTGGACGGTTCTGACGAGCGCGGCGATGACGGTGGTCGCGTTTCCGGTCCTGGCGTTCGCGGCGACGCTGTTGCTCGCCGATCGGACGATCGGAACGACGTACTTCGTCGCCGGCGGCGGGCCAACGAGCTGGCAGCAGGTGTTCTGGTTCTTCGCCCACCCGCTGGTGTACGTGCTGGTGTTACCGCCGATGGGTATCGTCAGCCACGTCCTCCCGCGGTTCGCCGGTCGACGGCTGTTCGGGTGGCGATCGTCCGTCTACTCGACGCTCGCGATCGGCGTCCTCTCGTTCACCGTCTGGGGACACCACCTGTTCGTCGCCGCCACGGGACCGTCCGTTCGGGTCGTCTTCATGGTCGTCACGCTGGCGATCGCCCTGCCGAGTTCGGCGAAGTGTTGCACGTGGCTCGCGACGCTGTGGGGCGGCGCGATTCGGCACACTGCGCCGATGCTCGCCTGTCTCGCCGCCGTCGGCTTCTTCGTCGTCGGCGGCGTCACCGGCGTCCTCCTCGCCGTCGTGCCGATCAACGTGCGGTACAACGGCACCTACTACGTCGTCGCGCACTTTCACCTGCTGCTCGCCGGCTTCGTCGCACTGGCGCTCGTCGCCGGGGGATACTACTGGGCACCCCTGCTGACCGGACGGCGCCTCGAGCCGGGGCTCGCCCGCCTGCACGTCCGGCTCACGATCGTCGGCGTCGCCGTCACGTTCGGCGCCCTCCTGCTCGTCGGCCTCGCGGGGCTCCCGCGGCGCATCGCGACGTATCCGGCGACGTACGCGCCGCTGCAGCAACTCGCGACCGTCGGCGCCTACGTCATCGCCGGCGGCCAGCTCGTCTTCCTCTGGAACCTCGCCCGATCGCTGCGGGCCGGCGAGCCCGCGTCCGCTCCCGCCGACCCGTGGGATCTCGCTGACGGCCCATCGCACGCTCGCGAGTGGGATACCGCGGCCGAGTCGACCGAGTAG
- a CDS encoding transporter: MPPPIATAGEQSDPARLVTLAALAASHGLIRVTERYLPEFVVALGYGPIVVGALATLGLGIAAVAAERSTAGVDERDRERAVAALSALLAAAGLLTWTGAPTLDGLLGTPLSALGWLAIGVVLLQAWHARGPTRHFWPIDTRVSPFWRSPVGDDDRSDGTADADQAAGATGVRPDRRTAVVLGALGIAVAAVIATAAVAGADTVSAGIALVAAAGAAVALVGAVALSTVVDGATTAGDRATGGAIETAAGDDRSLETVRNGVSRLPDRRRWAVIGDGLVRVAIAGIAPFLVLLVVEYESIGLSIGGFSLAPAAVFGLFLLAEAGGAILGALGSGPLASRVDRRALLAVGLAVASLVPMALVAAPKGPGVVAALFALFGCRTAIEPLRPTVGASARAAPIPGSELPETVRTAVRIAVVPAPLIGGLLYAVDPLAAFTAATTVGLLGVRELGRAFTFGRDGDR; encoded by the coding sequence ATGCCACCACCGATAGCGACAGCCGGCGAACAGTCCGATCCGGCCCGACTGGTCACCCTCGCCGCGCTCGCGGCGAGCCACGGGCTGATCCGCGTGACCGAACGCTACCTTCCCGAGTTCGTGGTCGCCCTCGGCTACGGGCCGATCGTCGTCGGCGCGCTGGCGACGCTCGGACTCGGTATCGCCGCCGTCGCGGCGGAGCGCTCGACCGCGGGCGTCGACGAACGCGATCGTGAGCGGGCGGTCGCAGCCCTCTCGGCGCTACTCGCCGCCGCCGGGCTGCTCACCTGGACCGGCGCGCCGACGCTCGACGGCCTGCTCGGAACGCCCCTCTCGGCGCTGGGGTGGCTCGCGATCGGCGTCGTGCTCCTCCAGGCGTGGCACGCCCGCGGTCCGACGCGTCACTTCTGGCCGATCGACACCCGCGTGTCGCCGTTCTGGAGAAGCCCCGTCGGAGACGACGATCGGTCGGACGGAACCGCGGACGCGGACCAGGCCGCGGGCGCGACCGGGGTGCGACCGGATCGGCGAACCGCAGTCGTGCTCGGCGCGCTCGGAATCGCCGTCGCCGCGGTGATCGCGACGGCCGCCGTCGCGGGCGCCGATACGGTCTCCGCCGGTATCGCGCTCGTCGCCGCGGCCGGCGCCGCGGTCGCGCTCGTCGGGGCGGTCGCGCTGAGCACTGTCGTCGACGGCGCGACGACCGCCGGCGATCGAGCGACCGGCGGCGCGATCGAGACCGCGGCCGGCGACGATCGATCGCTCGAGACCGTTCGAAACGGCGTCTCGAGACTGCCGGACCGAAGACGGTGGGCCGTCATCGGCGACGGACTCGTCCGGGTCGCGATCGCCGGGATCGCGCCGTTTCTGGTCCTCCTGGTCGTCGAGTACGAGTCGATCGGCCTCTCGATCGGCGGCTTCTCGCTGGCTCCGGCGGCCGTCTTCGGGCTGTTCCTCCTCGCGGAGGCGGGCGGTGCGATCCTCGGCGCCCTCGGCTCCGGTCCGCTCGCCTCGCGAGTCGATCGGCGGGCGTTGCTCGCCGTCGGGCTCGCGGTCGCGTCGCTGGTCCCGATGGCGCTCGTGGCGGCACCGAAGGGCCCCGGCGTCGTCGCCGCGCTGTTCGCGCTGTTCGGCTGTCGCACTGCGATCGAGCCGCTGCGACCGACCGTCGGGGCGAGCGCCCGAGCCGCGCCGATTCCGGGATCGGAACTCCCTGAGACGGTTCGAACGGCGGTCCGGATCGCCGTCGTCCCCGCGCCGCTGATCGGCGGGCTCCTGTACGCGGTCGACCCCCTCGCCGCGTTCACCGCCGCGACGACGGTCGGCCTGCTCGGCGTTCGCGAGCTGGGGCGGGCGTTCACGTTCGGCCGCGACGGCGACCGATGA
- a CDS encoding permease, which translates to MLSATHTLTDASTVGHVYGRLVPTLALLAIDQWPLGFEPVVDGSVVGARFARPHAAGSSLELAARLVGLLGAVLLGIVEGAIIAFEMAWETWWALVLGFTITGAVQEFVSADRLTDYLGDDDWRAVAYGSFFGASSSSCSFSAVATTRSLFTKGASAAASLGAFQFASTDLVLELALVVLLLLGWQFAAAEIVGGLVAIVVLAIVYRRFVPESWIERARSRARSLEEIECATCGMRADPTDEDTVVREFDGERRYFCCDGCRGAYDPTTDREAVTAGPELFSGDRWRSAAANTIREWDMLWRDIALGFLIAGLLAALVPTAWWTAVFGVGAEGSAVRLVSNVVLGAVVGVLTFLCSVGNVPFAVVLWQNGVSFGGVLSFIFADLLILPLVRTYRRYYGTRMAGVIFVGFFLAAVTAGLAVQLLFGGLGLIPPVSEAGGTVPGTYTALLNVVTLPILAVQLYAALEPAQRRRLGNRLAPHVAGVLIRSYLVLRRIAYALEDRGLK; encoded by the coding sequence ATGCTTTCGGCGACACACACGCTTACCGACGCGTCCACCGTCGGACACGTATACGGACGATTGGTCCCCACGCTAGCGCTCCTGGCGATCGATCAGTGGCCGCTCGGTTTCGAACCGGTCGTCGACGGTTCGGTAGTCGGCGCCCGGTTCGCTCGCCCGCACGCGGCCGGAAGCAGCCTCGAGCTCGCAGCTCGGCTCGTCGGCCTGCTCGGCGCCGTTCTCCTGGGTATCGTCGAGGGGGCGATCATCGCCTTCGAGATGGCCTGGGAGACGTGGTGGGCGCTCGTGCTCGGCTTCACGATCACCGGCGCCGTCCAGGAGTTCGTCTCCGCGGACCGGCTCACCGACTACCTCGGTGACGACGACTGGAGAGCGGTCGCCTACGGGTCGTTCTTCGGGGCTTCGTCCTCGAGTTGCTCGTTCTCCGCGGTCGCGACGACGCGGTCGTTGTTCACGAAGGGCGCGTCGGCCGCGGCCAGCCTGGGCGCGTTCCAGTTCGCGAGCACCGATCTCGTCCTCGAACTCGCCCTCGTCGTGTTGCTCCTGCTGGGCTGGCAGTTCGCGGCCGCCGAGATCGTCGGCGGGCTCGTCGCGATCGTCGTCCTCGCGATCGTCTACCGGCGGTTCGTTCCCGAGTCGTGGATCGAGCGCGCGCGGTCTCGCGCGCGGTCGCTCGAGGAGATCGAGTGTGCGACCTGTGGGATGCGCGCGGATCCGACCGACGAGGACACCGTCGTGCGGGAGTTCGACGGCGAACGGCGGTACTTCTGCTGTGACGGCTGTCGCGGTGCGTACGATCCGACGACCGACCGAGAGGCGGTCACCGCCGGCCCCGAACTCTTCTCGGGCGATCGCTGGCGATCGGCGGCCGCGAACACGATTCGCGAGTGGGACATGCTCTGGCGGGACATCGCGCTGGGGTTCCTCATCGCCGGCCTGCTGGCCGCGTTGGTTCCCACCGCCTGGTGGACCGCCGTCTTCGGCGTCGGCGCCGAGGGAAGCGCCGTTCGGCTCGTCTCGAACGTCGTGCTTGGCGCCGTCGTCGGCGTGTTGACGTTCCTCTGTTCCGTCGGCAACGTCCCCTTTGCGGTCGTGCTCTGGCAGAACGGCGTCTCCTTCGGCGGCGTCCTCTCGTTCATCTTCGCCGACCTGCTGATCCTGCCGCTGGTCCGCACCTACCGCCGGTACTACGGCACCCGCATGGCCGGCGTGATCTTCGTCGGGTTCTTCCTCGCGGCGGTCACCGCCGGTCTCGCCGTCCAGCTGTTGTTCGGCGGTCTGGGTCTGATTCCGCCCGTGTCCGAGGCCGGCGGCACCGTCCCCGGGACGTACACGGCCCTGCTCAACGTCGTCACCCTCCCGATCCTCGCGGTCCAACTGTACGCCGCCCTCGAGCCGGCCCAGCGGCGGCGGCTCGGAAACCGGCTGGCTCCCCACGTCGCCGGCGTTCTCATCCGATCCTACCTCGTCCTCCGGCGGATCGCCTACGCGCTCGAGGACCGCGGCCTGAAGTGA
- a CDS encoding TIGR00341 family protein yields MRLLTVLTDSQSATDEVMAVLERHDLTYSLADDADGEDRTITIPAPEHAVEPLEDDLTSVPCDITIVVEEPMAVVGSDWEGPSPRQGEWLSFERISRSELRSKARSQLPSLVIFVAMTAISGVVATTGVLLNSIAVLVGAMVIAPLLGPAMASSVATVLDERRLFARGVKLQLTGIGVATTSALVFAMFARTSTVVATAVDLEASLGLGSHGLPPSLLVTVAVCSGIAGGLGMATTGITDLIGVMIAAAIMPPIGVVGVGVAWGEPVVVLGSLVVVAVNLIAINVGAIATLWTVGFHPTDHSRIRTTRAAILRRTALLTVLLLIALRLLEVVSNGL; encoded by the coding sequence ATGCGCCTGCTGACGGTGCTTACCGACTCGCAGTCCGCGACCGACGAGGTCATGGCCGTCCTCGAGCGCCACGACCTCACGTACAGCCTCGCCGACGACGCCGACGGCGAGGATCGAACGATCACGATTCCCGCCCCCGAGCACGCGGTCGAACCGCTGGAAGACGATCTGACGTCGGTCCCTTGCGACATTACGATCGTCGTCGAGGAACCGATGGCGGTCGTCGGCAGCGACTGGGAGGGGCCGTCCCCGCGGCAGGGAGAGTGGCTCTCGTTCGAACGCATCTCCAGGAGCGAGCTCCGGTCGAAAGCCCGATCCCAGTTGCCGTCGCTGGTCATCTTCGTCGCGATGACCGCGATCAGCGGCGTCGTCGCCACCACCGGCGTCCTCCTGAACTCGATTGCGGTGCTGGTCGGCGCGATGGTGATCGCGCCGCTGCTGGGACCGGCGATGGCCTCGAGCGTCGCGACCGTCCTCGACGAACGCCGGCTCTTCGCCCGCGGCGTCAAACTCCAGTTAACCGGAATCGGCGTCGCGACGACGAGCGCGCTCGTGTTCGCGATGTTCGCGCGGACCTCGACGGTCGTCGCGACCGCCGTCGATCTCGAGGCCAGCCTCGGGCTGGGCAGTCATGGCCTGCCGCCGTCACTGCTCGTGACCGTCGCGGTCTGCTCCGGCATCGCCGGCGGCCTCGGCATGGCGACGACCGGCATCACCGACCTCATCGGCGTGATGATCGCGGCCGCGATCATGCCACCGATCGGCGTCGTCGGCGTCGGCGTCGCCTGGGGCGAACCCGTGGTGGTCCTCGGCTCGCTCGTCGTCGTCGCGGTGAACCTCATCGCGATCAACGTCGGCGCGATCGCGACCCTCTGGACCGTCGGGTTCCACCCCACGGACCACTCGCGGATCAGAACGACCAGGGCCGCCATCCTCCGGCGCACCGCCCTGTTGACCGTCCTGCTGTTGATCGCGCTCCGACTGCTCGAGGTCGTCTCCAACGGCCTCTGA
- a CDS encoding WD40/YVTN/BNR-like repeat-containing protein: MPDRRSCTRRAVLASIGAGVGSLSIAGCVDVDPDSEWVAADVPTDAALYDVVTTAGGVYAVGEDGVVLARDGDDWTVRLENGIGGAGDGLRTAAVTSNGRAMWVAGDSGALGLYDVVADHVADFSAPEEKTTSWTAVAAAGLAGDERLTVINSSGELLRGRRDDATVEWFDVVEPGSGSSVTDVSLTPLAYGYVVDTDGGVFESRDGGVSWSRIGIADAAIDFETVAASDSGHVTVAGGNGTVYTYNGVDWSRTTLGEQPIAALARDRYDAMAVSSSGTIYERGFDGWSESARLEPGNELHAVALGTARTPQLVVGESGTVFERRY; encoded by the coding sequence ATGCCCGATCGTCGTTCGTGCACTCGTCGCGCCGTCCTCGCATCGATCGGCGCCGGGGTCGGCTCGCTGTCGATCGCCGGCTGCGTCGACGTCGATCCCGACAGCGAATGGGTCGCCGCCGACGTGCCCACCGACGCGGCGCTGTACGACGTCGTGACGACGGCCGGCGGGGTCTACGCCGTCGGCGAAGACGGCGTCGTCCTCGCGCGCGACGGTGACGACTGGACCGTCCGCCTCGAGAACGGGATCGGCGGTGCGGGAGACGGGCTCCGCACCGCGGCGGTGACGAGCAACGGGCGGGCGATGTGGGTCGCCGGCGACAGCGGCGCGCTCGGACTGTACGACGTCGTCGCCGACCACGTCGCGGACTTCTCGGCCCCGGAGGAGAAGACGACCTCCTGGACGGCGGTCGCGGCCGCCGGACTGGCCGGCGACGAGCGGCTGACGGTCATCAACAGCTCCGGGGAACTCCTCCGTGGGCGGCGCGACGACGCGACCGTCGAGTGGTTCGACGTCGTCGAACCCGGCTCCGGCTCGAGCGTCACCGACGTCTCGCTCACCCCGCTGGCGTACGGCTACGTCGTCGATACCGACGGCGGCGTCTTCGAGTCCCGAGACGGCGGCGTCTCCTGGAGCCGGATCGGAATCGCGGACGCGGCGATCGACTTCGAAACGGTCGCGGCCTCCGACTCGGGCCACGTTACGGTCGCGGGCGGGAACGGCACCGTCTACACCTACAACGGCGTCGACTGGTCCCGGACGACCCTCGGCGAGCAGCCGATCGCGGCGCTCGCGCGCGATCGCTACGACGCGATGGCCGTCTCGTCTTCGGGGACGATCTACGAGCGCGGGTTCGATGGCTGGAGCGAATCCGCGCGACTCGAACCCGGGAACGAACTGCACGCGGTCGCGCTCGGAACCGCCCGCACGCCGCAACTGGTCGTCGGCGAGTCCGGAACGGTGTTCGAGCGGCGGTACTAA
- the coxB gene encoding cytochrome c oxidase subunit II: MRRAIEAIGRAAADSPKRSTALARIAVFGSCSLAAVPFATESAAAQSVNRNLIESLHVRLLAIAVPLTLAVLAFLAYAAVRFREPAGANGAEPEPTPEKPSLEIAWVAATAAVLLVVALWAYPVLATPYLSPGGQSAGTEATPGAESNVTEIEVVASQWAWQFTYDEANVTTRNELVVPVDEEVRLVMTSRDVIHAFSIADLGVKRQVFPGEKTVIRTRVHERGEYRARCTAFCGARHAQMEANVTAVDRETYDAWLAEHEGETDPDPPDPPAG, encoded by the coding sequence ATGCGACGAGCGATCGAGGCGATTGGCCGCGCCGCGGCCGACAGCCCGAAGCGCTCGACGGCGCTCGCCCGGATCGCCGTATTCGGGAGTTGCTCGCTCGCGGCCGTCCCGTTCGCGACGGAATCAGCCGCTGCACAGTCGGTGAACAGGAACCTCATCGAATCGCTCCACGTTCGGTTGCTCGCGATCGCGGTTCCGCTGACGCTGGCCGTGCTGGCTTTTCTCGCGTACGCCGCCGTTCGCTTTCGGGAGCCGGCGGGCGCGAACGGCGCCGAACCGGAGCCCACGCCCGAGAAGCCGTCGCTCGAGATCGCGTGGGTCGCGGCGACGGCCGCCGTTCTGCTCGTCGTGGCCCTCTGGGCGTACCCGGTGCTCGCCACCCCCTATCTCTCGCCGGGAGGCCAGTCGGCGGGGACCGAAGCGACTCCGGGCGCGGAATCGAACGTCACCGAAATCGAGGTCGTCGCCTCGCAGTGGGCGTGGCAGTTCACGTACGACGAGGCGAACGTCACGACGCGGAACGAGCTGGTGGTGCCGGTCGACGAGGAGGTGCGCCTCGTCATGACCTCGCGGGACGTGATCCACGCGTTCTCGATCGCCGACCTCGGCGTCAAGCGGCAGGTATTTCCCGGCGAGAAGACGGTGATCCGGACTCGCGTTCACGAGCGCGGCGAGTACCGCGCTCGGTGCACCGCGTTCTGCGGCGCCCGCCACGCTCAGATGGAGGCGAACGTGACGGCCGTCGATCGCGAGACGTACGACGCGTGGCTCGCCGAGCACGAGGGGGAGACCGATCCCGACCCGCCGGATCCGCCCGCAGGGTGA